GCAAATAAGAGGTAAAAACAATGAGTAATCAAATGATAAAAGGAAATACAGCAGTTATTATTGGAGCATTATATGCTGGTTGCGATTGTTTTTTTGGATATCCAATAACTCCAGCTAGTGAAATATTACATGAAGCATCCAAATATTTTCCAATGCTTGGTAGGAAATTTGTTCAAGCAGAAAGTGAAGAGGCATCTATTAACATGATATATGGTGGAGCATCAACTGGTCACCGAGTAATGACCGCATCATCTGGACCTGGAATAAGCTTAATGCAAGAAGGGTTTACTTATTTAGCAGGTGCAGAATTACCTGCAGTTATTGTAGATATTATGAGAGCTGGACCTGGACTTGGAAATATTGGTCCTGAACAAGGAGACTACAATCAAATTGTAAAAGGTGGAGGACATGGAAACTACCAAAATATTGTTCTTGCACCAAATAGTGTTCAAGAAATGTGTGACTTAACCATAAAAGCATTCGAACTTGCTGATAAATACAGAAACCCTGTTGTAGTATTAGCTGATGGTACTTTAGGACAAATGGCAGAACCTTTAGTATTCCCAAGTGAAGCTATTGAAAGTGAAATAGACAATAGTTGGGCAGTTAGGGGAAATAAAGAAACAATGGAAAATCTTGTAACATCTATTTTCCTTAATTTTGACCAATTAGAAAATTTCAACTTTGAACTTCAAGAAAAATATGCTAAAATCGCAGAAAATGAAGTTGTAATCGATGAATACCAAGTAGATGACGCAGATATTGTTTTAGTTTCATATGGAATCAGTAGTAGAATAGTTAGAACTGCAGTTGATGTTAGTCGAAAAAATGGAATTAAAGTAGGTCTTTTAAGACCAATTACATTATCCCCCTTCCCAGAAAAAAGAATTAAAGAATTATCTAATAAAGGAGTTGACTTTATTTCTGTAGAAATGAGTAATGGACAATTATTAAAAGATATACAGCTCGCAGCTTTAAGAAAAACTAACACTCACTTAGTAAATAGAATGGGTGGAAATTTACTTGAGCTTAAACAAATTCTTGAAAAAATTTATGAAATTGCTGGCTTTGAAGATGCTAATTTAGATAAAAAAGTAAGTAAAGAAAAAGCTAGTCCAAATATAATCGACTGAAGGTGTGGAAAATGAATGAAGAATATAATGATAAAGAATTTGAATTACAAGTACGTAGAAATCCACAATCCCTTTATGAGTCTTATCCAAGAAAAGGTGAAACAAATCAAACCTCAACTCATTATTGTGCTGGATGTGGACATGGAATTATCCATAAATTAATTGCCGAATCAATGGATGAACTTGGAATTCAAGAACGTTGTGTTATGATTTCCCCTGTTGGATGTTCAGTGTTTGCTTATTATTATTTTAATTGCGGAAATGTACAAACTGCTCATGGAAGAGCACCTGCAGTAGCTACTGGAATTTCAAGAGCTGAAGATAATGCCATTGTAATGAGTTATCAAGGAGATGGAGATTTAGCTTCTATTGGTCTTAACGAAACACTACAAGCAGCTAATCGTGGAGAGAAAATCGTAGTATTTTTTGTTAACAATACTGTTTATGGAATGACTGGTGGACAAATGGCTCCAACAACATTAGTTGGAGAAAAAACTATTACTTGTCAAACTGGAAGAGATCCTAACTATGCTGGTTACCCTACTCATATGTGTGAGTTAATAAATACATTAGAAGCTCCGGTATTTATTGAAAGAGTTTCCCTTGCAACACCTGTTAAAATTAGATTAGCTAAATATGCAATTAAAAGAGCATTAACTATTCAAAAAGAAGGAAAAGGTTATGCATTTGTTGAAATTTTATCACCTTGCCCTACTAATTTAAAACAAAATGCAAGTGGTGTTCAAGAGTTTATTGAAAAACAAATGGAAAAAGAATTCCCAGTGCGTAATTTCAGAGATCAAGAAAGATTTAGAAACCCAATCGAAAGACCAAAAAGTGATTTTTCAATTGAAGCGTTAGATAAAGTATTTAATGTAGATAGAAGCGAAGAAGTTACTTATTCAAATGAAAAAATCACCCCATTATCTATTAAAGTTACCGGATTTGGTGGTCAAGGAGTGCTAAGTGCAGGTTTAACAATAGCTCAAGCAGCATGTGCAGAAGGAAAACATGTATCCTGGTATCCAAGTTATGGACCAGAACAAAGAGGAGGAAATTCTAATTGTTCTATTGTGCTTTCATCACAAACAATTGGTACACCAGTTGTTGATGATATTGATATTTTAATTGCTCTTAACAAACCTTCACTTGAAAAATTCTCGGAAGATGTTAAAGAAGGCGGATATATCTTATATGATTCACGTATTGGAGAATTCGAAAAAGAAGGAGTTAATGTAATTGCGGTTCCATCAGTAGATATAGCTGAAAAACATGGAAATGCTAAAACTGCAAATACTGCACTACTTGGAGCTTTAATGGAAATTAATAAAACTTTAAAAGCTGAATCTTATGAAAATGCTATTAGTCAGATGTTTGCATCTAAACCAAAAGTAATTGATATAAATATTGATGTTTTAAAAGCTGGAGCTCAATGGATGAGAGATAATTCTTAAATGTGATTTTATGACATATAAAGAAGTTGCTAATAAATATTTAGAAGACTATGGGCTTAGTATAGGAGATACAATCCTTATTAATAAAAAAGACATCACTTATGAGGGAATTTTACTTGATAGAGCTGAAGGTCAGGAAGATGGATATTTAGTTTTAAAATTATCAAGTGGTTACAATATTGGTGTAGCTATTGATAATACAACTGCTAAATTAATAGAAAAAGGAGAAAAACCTAAAATTGGATATGAAAAAAGTGAAATACCTCATGATCCAACAAAAGAAAATATTTCCATCATTTCAACTGGAGGTACTGTATCTTCTGTTATTGATTATAAAACCGGAGCAGTTCATCCAAAATTTACTGCATTTGACTTAGTTAAAGCCAATCCTGAATTATTAGACTATGCTAATTACAATGTAAAAGCATTATATAATATTCTAAGTGAAAATATGCATCCTAAATATTGGGTTGAAGCTTCAAAAGAAATTGCTAATGATATTTCAGATGGATGTGATGGAGTAGTAATTGCACATGGTACAGACACAATGCACTATACATCAGCAGCACTTAGTTTTATGATAAAAACACCAGTTCCCATTGTTATAACTGGTGCTCAAAGAAGTTCTGATAGACCTTCAAGTGATGCAAATATTAATCTTATTAATTCAGTTATTGCTGCAAAATCTGATATTGCTGAGGTTAGTGTTTGTATGCATGGAAGCTTAAATGATTCTTATACATACTTACACAAAGGAACTAAAGTAAGAAAAATGCATACAAGTAGAAGAGATACTTTTAGAAGCATTAACGCAGAACCAGTTGCTAAAATTCAAAACAGGGAATTAAAAATTAATCCAGATTATAATTATATTAAAAGAGGCACACAAAACTTACAATTAAATACAAATATTGAAGATAAGGTTGGCCTTATTAAAAGTTTTCCTGGAATTTCAGAAGAATATATTGAATATCATATTGATAATGGATATAAAGGAATCGTTATTGAAGGAACTGGTCTTGGCCATGTACCTAATAACTTAATTGATTCATTTAAAAGGGCAAAAAATGAAAATATTCCGATTGTAATGACTTCACAATGTATTTATGGTAGAGTAAATATGAATGTTTATAGTACTGGACGTGAAATTCTTGATTCTGGTGTTATATCTGGACTTGATATGACTCCTGAAACTGCTTATGTGAAATTATGTTGGGCTTTAGGACAAAGCGATGATCGAGAAGAAGTAAATAAGATTATGCATAAAAACATGGCTGGAGAGATTTCAGATAAAACTTCAATTAAATGTTTTTTAAATTAAGGTTGTGTAAAAATGGATTATGATAAATTAGGATTAAAAATGGGGCTTGAAATTCATCAACAGTTAGATACACAACATAAATTATTTTGTCAATGCAAAACCGAATTAATTGATGAAGAATTTAGTGAATTAATTGAAAGAAGTCTAAGACCAACTCAGAGTGAACTTGGAGAAATAGATAGAGCAGCTCTTCAAGAATCCTTAAGAGGACTTAATTTTAAATATGAAAACTACTCTACTCATACATGTCTTGTTGAAAATGATGATGAACCTCCTCACAGTTTAAATGAAGAAGCACTTGATATTTGTATTACAATTGCATGTCTTATGAATATGCACATTGTTGATGAATTCCACACCATGAGAAAACAAGTAATAGATGGAAGTAATACTGGAGGATTTCAAAGAACTGGAATGGTTGCTACTGATGGATACCTAGACACTCCATATGGCAGAGTTGTAATTGAAAGTTTAGGTCTTGAAGAAGATGCTGCAAGAAGAATAACAACAACTAATGAATATACACAATTTAGACTTGATAGATTAGGCATTCCATTAGCTGAAATTACAACTGACCCTTCAATGCACCATCCAGAACAAGTTCGTGAAGTTGCATACATGATTGGCCAAATCTTAAGAAGTACTAATGTAAAAAGAGGTCTTGGAACAATTAGGCAAGATTTAAACATTTCAATTGAAAAAGGTGCACGTGTTGAAATCAAAGGAGTGCAAGATCTTGATTTAATGGCTGAAATTGTAGAACGTGAAGTTCAAAGACAACTTGCACTAATCGATATAAAAGAAGAATTAATAAAAAGAAATGCAAAAGTCCTTGATGAAATTCATAATTTAGATAGTTTGTTTGAAAATACTGAATCTAAAATTTTAAAATCAGCTAGATCTATAAAAGCAGTTGTACTGAAAGGTTATAAAGGATTGATTGGTGGAGAAGTTCAACCAGGCAGAAGATTTGGAACAGAAATTGCAAGTTACGCTAAAAAACGTGGAGTATCCGGTATTTTTCATAGTGATGAGTTACCATCTTATGGAATAACTCAAAAAGAAGTAGATGCTGTTAAAA
The window above is part of the Methanobrevibacter oralis genome. Proteins encoded here:
- a CDS encoding 2-oxoacid:acceptor oxidoreductase family protein, encoding MNEEYNDKEFELQVRRNPQSLYESYPRKGETNQTSTHYCAGCGHGIIHKLIAESMDELGIQERCVMISPVGCSVFAYYYFNCGNVQTAHGRAPAVATGISRAEDNAIVMSYQGDGDLASIGLNETLQAANRGEKIVVFFVNNTVYGMTGGQMAPTTLVGEKTITCQTGRDPNYAGYPTHMCELINTLEAPVFIERVSLATPVKIRLAKYAIKRALTIQKEGKGYAFVEILSPCPTNLKQNASGVQEFIEKQMEKEFPVRNFRDQERFRNPIERPKSDFSIEALDKVFNVDRSEEVTYSNEKITPLSIKVTGFGGQGVLSAGLTIAQAACAEGKHVSWYPSYGPEQRGGNSNCSIVLSSQTIGTPVVDDIDILIALNKPSLEKFSEDVKEGGYILYDSRIGEFEKEGVNVIAVPSVDIAEKHGNAKTANTALLGALMEINKTLKAESYENAISQMFASKPKVIDINIDVLKAGAQWMRDNS
- the gatD gene encoding Glu-tRNA(Gln) amidotransferase subunit GatD, whose product is MTYKEVANKYLEDYGLSIGDTILINKKDITYEGILLDRAEGQEDGYLVLKLSSGYNIGVAIDNTTAKLIEKGEKPKIGYEKSEIPHDPTKENISIISTGGTVSSVIDYKTGAVHPKFTAFDLVKANPELLDYANYNVKALYNILSENMHPKYWVEASKEIANDISDGCDGVVIAHGTDTMHYTSAALSFMIKTPVPIVITGAQRSSDRPSSDANINLINSVIAAKSDIAEVSVCMHGSLNDSYTYLHKGTKVRKMHTSRRDTFRSINAEPVAKIQNRELKINPDYNYIKRGTQNLQLNTNIEDKVGLIKSFPGISEEYIEYHIDNGYKGIVIEGTGLGHVPNNLIDSFKRAKNENIPIVMTSQCIYGRVNMNVYSTGREILDSGVISGLDMTPETAYVKLCWALGQSDDREEVNKIMHKNMAGEISDKTSIKCFLN
- a CDS encoding 3-methyl-2-oxobutanoate dehydrogenase subunit VorB → MSNQMIKGNTAVIIGALYAGCDCFFGYPITPASEILHEASKYFPMLGRKFVQAESEEASINMIYGGASTGHRVMTASSGPGISLMQEGFTYLAGAELPAVIVDIMRAGPGLGNIGPEQGDYNQIVKGGGHGNYQNIVLAPNSVQEMCDLTIKAFELADKYRNPVVVLADGTLGQMAEPLVFPSEAIESEIDNSWAVRGNKETMENLVTSIFLNFDQLENFNFELQEKYAKIAENEVVIDEYQVDDADIVLVSYGISSRIVRTAVDVSRKNGIKVGLLRPITLSPFPEKRIKELSNKGVDFISVEMSNGQLLKDIQLAALRKTNTHLVNRMGGNLLELKQILEKIYEIAGFEDANLDKKVSKEKASPNIID
- the gatE gene encoding Glu-tRNA(Gln) amidotransferase subunit GatE, which translates into the protein MDYDKLGLKMGLEIHQQLDTQHKLFCQCKTELIDEEFSELIERSLRPTQSELGEIDRAALQESLRGLNFKYENYSTHTCLVENDDEPPHSLNEEALDICITIACLMNMHIVDEFHTMRKQVIDGSNTGGFQRTGMVATDGYLDTPYGRVVIESLGLEEDAARRITTTNEYTQFRLDRLGIPLAEITTDPSMHHPEQVREVAYMIGQILRSTNVKRGLGTIRQDLNISIEKGARVEIKGVQDLDLMAEIVEREVQRQLALIDIKEELIKRNAKVLDEIHNLDSLFENTESKILKSARSIKAVVLKGYKGLIGGEVQPGRRFGTEIASYAKKRGVSGIFHSDELPSYGITQKEVDAVKNYLKIEENDAFIIVAHDEDIAIAALEEVKRRAKLGFEGVVEETRKALEDGNTEYMRPLPTANRMYLETDIPLFKITNDQIEPIKNNLPELPDEKKARIIKEYNLSEDLATQLVKRQVSDGFEAILKDIDIDATPVASLLAYDLREIKREGFDVNILTLKHFKEIFNLLATSKIAKDSLTKLTIETIKNPDEDVENIAKNNNLIMLSQDDVCKIIAEIVQNNQSMVKERQMGAIGPLMGMSMKQLKGKADGSLVNKIVRDEIQKIL